In Planctomycetaceae bacterium, the genomic window ACCAGACGCGAACCGAGCAATTGATAGGGAGAATGTTCGACGCATATGTCTCTGGGTCGCGAGACGGTACGTACGAGCCGCATTTCCTGACGCATTCAACGAACGGGTAGAGGCTGCGGTTGATTCGTTGACGAAAAAAAGTAGTGAGCTTTACAAGCAGAGCGACTTGCTTTCTGGCATCTACCTGTTGGTGACTGAAGCTGAACTCGGCCCAGACGAGGATTACAAAGTCGTCGTGTGGGGAACCATGCGAGCACCGGACTTTGAGAAGCCGGATCGTCGAGAACTCGCTCAACGGATTCTTGACTTGTTGGAATCCTCACTGGGAAGTTGTGACGGAATCGAGATTGACGAGTGCGTACTGGTGTCTGAACAGGATCTCACAATCGATCACCTTCGCGTATGGAAACGCTGGGATTTCGACGTGCTCTCGCTTCGTCCGAAGAGGAAGAATGATCCGTTGCCATCGGTCGAAGACCTTCCCCCCGACCAGTGAAGCTTGACGGATAGCCTACCGTTTCTCATTTCTCTCGTTGAATTTCGGTAAGCGCTCATCAGCACCGTTGCAGTGCTGCAGTGCAGAGGGGCTTATTTTGGGGGGAGCTGTTTGATTTGATGCAGGCGGCGGTGCAGGCGGTTTCGGTCTCGGCGGGCGGCCTGTTGTTCGCGTTCCTTTTGGCGGTAATTGCGGATCGAGTCCGGATGGGTTCTGGCCCACTCGTCGGGACGCAGCGAGGCGAAGTTCGTGCTTCCGGACAGCAACTGGTCCAGCACGTCTTTGACGTAGTCCCACACGTCAAGATCATTGCGGTGGGCACTGCTCACCAGAGACATCAGGTCCGCGGCGCGGTCGCCGGCCGCGACGCTGCCGAGGAACAGCCAGTTCTTTCTGCCCACCGCCACCTGACGCATGAGCTGTTCGCTCAGGTTGTTATCGATCGGCACCTGGCCATCGTCGAGGCAGCGCACCAGGCCGTTCCACTGGTTCAGCAGGTAACCCCGCGCCTCACCGATTTTCTCCTTCGTCGACACGTTCGTCATTTGTGTGTCCACATAGTTTCGCAGCGCATCCCATAGAGGTCGACTGCGACGCTGACGAACGTCAAGCCGGTCGGCTGCGTTCAGACCCTTCGCCTGGTCTTCGATGTCATACAGCGCGGCATATGTTTCCAAAACGTACGCTGCATGCCGTTGATGATTGTCCAGCGCAGCCTCGAACTTCCGCCGCGCATGAGCGTTGCACGCGGCGTGCAGAATCGAACCGCTCGAACGCATCGAGATGCCTGTGTTCGCGCCGTAGCAATCGCCGATCAGCGTGCCTTCATAGTTGTTGTCGATCAGGAACAGGTCGGGGCCGTCCCGATGACGACTCACCGTGAAGTCGAAGATGTTCAGCGGAACATGCAGGCCGCGGTACACCCACATCTTCGCGTTGATGCTCTTCTTCTTCGCGGCGACCGCGTCGCGAATCACTTCATGAACTCGCCTGCTTTTTGGATCGTCCGGATCGACGGAAGGAATCACATCCGGCAGCAGCAGGCAGACTCCCGTGTCATCGGTTCCGATGCATGAGTCCCTGCGAACAGCATCGCGCAGGTACTCAATAAACGGACGAATCAACAGCGCCGCGGCGCTCAGCACGTTCAGCAGAGTGCTCCGCGGAAGATGCACGCCGCTGCCGGCGAACATGTCTTCCTGACGATAGACGGGAAGGTGGTAACCGTATTTCGCCGTGATCAGTTCCGCGGCAATCGATGTGTCATAACGGTCGCCGGAAACCAGCGAAGCGGGTCGCGGAGCCTGCACAACACCAGCCTGCAGCACACCAGTCCGCGTGTCGCCGGACCGAACATACTTCGGATAAACCCGACGCACCACATGCAGCACCGG contains:
- a CDS encoding IS66 family transposase, whose protein sequence is MQLSNIITLARMNELAELRRLCEQQRDQIARLQTNNEQLTADSEQLQTSIEQLQTNNQQLQTANAELRTQLQQSRDELAALIRRIFGRSSERYIVDAAGQLHLAFDSDDDIEDARSGILQALEEHREQEQQKKRRRRGTRELFPGHLPRHEVLIDLPDDEKEGLTRIGEDVTETLHFRRPVLHVVRRVYPKYVRSGDTRTGVLQAGVVQAPRPASLVSGDRYDTSIAAELITAKYGYHLPVYRQEDMFAGSGVHLPRSTLLNVLSAAALLIRPFIEYLRDAVRRDSCIGTDDTGVCLLLPDVIPSVDPDDPKSRRVHEVIRDAVAAKKKSINAKMWVYRGLHVPLNIFDFTVSRHRDGPDLFLIDNNYEGTLIGDCYGANTGISMRSSGSILHAACNAHARRKFEAALDNHQRHAAYVLETYAALYDIEDQAKGLNAADRLDVRQRRSRPLWDALRNYVDTQMTNVSTKEKIGEARGYLLNQWNGLVRCLDDGQVPIDNNLSEQLMRQVAVGRKNWLFLGSVAAGDRAADLMSLVSSAHRNDLDVWDYVKDVLDQLLSGSTNFASLRPDEWARTHPDSIRNYRQKEREQQAARRDRNRLHRRLHQIKQLPPK